The Populus trichocarpa isolate Nisqually-1 chromosome 11, P.trichocarpa_v4.1, whole genome shotgun sequence genome has a segment encoding these proteins:
- the LOC18103429 gene encoding pectinesterase — MASSTHQPLLNTTNNTKSHVKILIFAISLFAVIFSSVFLASRLIKVSQSSPSTPQICNQARDPQECLSILSEAVSTEGVQESNGVGLLKTFLVKSLSQMRMAKAAANAVNSKINGHKHQAALADCVELMDMSIDRVTDTLSALANWGSQSDASDANTWLSGVLTNHVTCLDGIDTIDQSSMKKLLQDLISRMRTSLAAVSSLSASDTDLVQPLNGGFPSWILGRDRKLLESSVSTVEANVVVAQDGSGDYTTIQESVNSVPDKSKSRYVICVKSGIYKENVEVGKKKKNVMIVGDGMDSTILTGNLNVVDGSTTFRSATLAVAGDGFILQDIWIQNTAGPEKHQAVALRVSADQSVINRCRIDAYQDTLYTHNYRQFYRDCFIIGTIDFIFGNGAVVLQNCHIISRKPMANQKNMVTAQGRIDPNQNTGISIQNCDIVASSDLESEQNKFPTYLGRPWKEYSRTVVMQSNIGGHIDPTGWAEWDKEFALTTLYYGEYANRGLGAGVSKRVNWPGYHVITDPNEAKQFTVAELIQGGAWLGSTGVSFTEGL; from the exons ATGGCTTCTTCTACCCATCAGCCACTTCTAAACACTACCAATAACACTAAATCCCACGTCAAGATCCTTATCTTTGCCATTTCTCTGTTTGCAGTCATATTCTCTAGTGTTTTTCTTGCATCCCGTTTAATCAAAGTTAGTCAATCTAGTCCATCAACTCCACAAATATGTAACCAAGCCCGTGATCCCCAAGAATGTTTATCAATACTATCTGAAGCTGTCTCCACTGAAGGAGTTCAAGAATCTAATGGCGTTGGTCTCCTAAAAACTTTCTTGGTAAAATCTCTCTCGCAAATGAGAATGGCAAAGGCAGCTGCCAATGCTGTAAATAGCAAGATCAATGGCCATAAACATCAAGCAGCTCTAGCTGATTGTGTGGAGCTTATGGATATGTCCATTGACCGTGTTACTGATACATTATCAGCTCTGGCCAACTGGGGCAGCCAGTCTGATGCTAGTGATGCAAATACTTGGCTAAGTGGTGTACTCACTAACCATGTTACATGCTTGGATGGCATTGACACAATAGAccaatcatcaatgaaaaaattACTCCAAGATTTGATCTCAAGGATGAGAACCTCTCTGGCTGCTGTTTCTAGTCTTTCAGCCTCTGATACTGATCTCGTTCAGCCATTAAATGGGGGTTTTCCATCATGGATCTTGGGAAGGGACCGCAAACTATTGGAAAGTTCAGTAAGCACTGTTGAGGCCAATGTGGTAGTAGCGCAAGATGGGAGTGGGGACTATACCACAATTCAAGAATCTGTGAACTCAGTTCCAGATAAAAGTAAAAGCCGGTATGTGATATGTGTGAAGAGTGGGATTTATAAAGAGAATGTTGAAgttgggaagaagaagaaaaatgttatGATTGTTGGTGATGGTATGGATTCCACCATCTTAACTGGTAACCTCAATGTTGTGGATGGATCTACAACCTTCAGATCTGCCACACTTG CTGTTGCAGGTGATGGATTCATATTGCAGGACATCTGGATCCAAAACACAGCAGGACCAGAGAAGCACCAAGCTGTGGCTCTCCGAGTCAGTGCTGATCAATCTGTCATCAACCGTTGCCGCATCGATGCATACCAAGACACCCTCTATACACATAACTACAGACAGTTCTACAGAGATTGCTTCATAATTGGAACCATTGATTTCATCTTCGGTAATGGAGCTGTTGTACTCCAGAACTGCCACATTATCTCAAGGAAGCCTATGGCAAACCAAAAGAACATGGTCACAGCACAAGGAAGGATAGACCCCAATCAAAATACTGGGATTTCAATCCAGAACTGTGACATTGTTGCAAGCTCTGATCTTGAATCGGAGCAGAATAAATTCCCTACATATCTTGGAAGGCCATGGAAAGAGTACTCAAGGACTGTCGTTATGCAATCTAATATTGGTGGACATATTGATCCTACTGGCTGGGCAGAATGGGATAAGGAATTTGCATTAACAACATTGTATTATGGTGAGTACGCAAATAGAGGGCTAGGTGCAGGTGTTAGCAAGAGAGTGAATTGGCCTGGATATCATGTCATTACAGATCCCAATGAGGCCAAGCAATTTACTGTGGCAGAGCTGATACAAGGAGGAGCATGGCTTGGATCCACTGGAGTTTCTTTTACTGAAGGGCTGTAA
- the LOC7454419 gene encoding COBRA-like protein 10: MKARLRLGVPWHLVTLMLLSLPSIIFNVCYGQTDDYESPAAPPPGLDECNGIFLTYSFTSREKEYPKVKNASAQAWAFKSLATIINTGEHELKGWQMFVGFQHKEILVSASGAIVVDGDDFPVAVGNGTIFAGNPQVDLKTAIETAGDFTQISAQIEITGSVFGIKPPGVPMPKNIKLMNDGYKCPKPTLRGKSYMRVCCKKDPKAKEEKKRLKFLPRRYGDLSLTYDVLQAYGNNYQAQVTMDNIHPLGRLDHWNLTWEWMNGEFISTMRGAYTHKRDFSECIYGTAGKYYKDFDFSTIMNCEKKPVISDLPPDRKNDSQVGKLPYCCRNGTLLPAIMDESKARSIFQLQVYKMPPFLNRTALVPPDKWKIDGVVNPQYKCGPPIRVDPTEFPDPSGLDSKTYAVASWQVTCNITRPKEKLSRCCVSFSAYYNRSAIPCNTCACGCDNNKGCSQNAKAMLLPPESLLVPFDNRTEKALAWAALNKFKVPNPRPCPDNCPVSINWHIDSDFKTGWTASVTLFNWDDSPFEDWFAAIKLDKAYKGLEGVYSLNGTKFDNLNNTILLQGLPGLNFLMGEVNGTKPGDPRVPGKQQTKISFIKKRTPGINIPRGDGFPTRILFNGEECALPTQIPRSSAQQKSHFKFLIVIIMAIVTFILMSDHLH; this comes from the exons ATGAAAGCAAGATTAAGGTTAGGGGTTCCATGGCATCTGGTAACGCTAATGCTCCTTTCATTACCATCtatcatttttaatgtttgCTATGGCCAAACGGATGACTATGAGAGTCCTGCAGCCCCACCACCAGGACTGGATGAATGTAACGGCATCTTTCTTACCTATTCTTTCACCTCTCGTGAAAAAGAATATCCAAAGGTAAAGAATGCATCCGCGCAGGCATGGGCGTTCAAATCTTTGGCAACGATAATTAATACAGGCGAACATGAACTGAAGGGTTGGCAGATGTTTGTAGGTTTTCAGCACAAAGAAATTTTAGTGTCTGCTTCTGGGGCAATCGTCGTCGATGGCGATGACTTCCCTGTGGCAGTTGGCAATGGGACAATCTTCGCAGGAAATCCACAGGTTGACCTCAAGACTGCAATTGAAACAGCTGGAGATTTCACCCAGATTTCAGCACAGATTGAGATTACAGGTTCCGTGTTTGGAATCAAGCCACCAGGAGTGCCTATGCCAAAGAATATCAAGCTTATGAATGATGGATACAAATGCCCTAAACCGACTTTGCGAG gAAAAAGCTATATGCGTGTTTGTTGTAAGAAGGATCCCAAAgccaaggaagaaaagaaaaggctcaAGTTCTTGCCTCGTAGATATGGGGATCTTTCTCTCACTTATGATGTGCTTCAAGCCTACGGTAACAACTACCAGGCCCAAGTTACTATGGATAACATCCATCCATTAGGCCGGCTTGATCACTGGAACTTAACCTGGGAATGGATGAATGGAGAGTTCATTTCCACAATGAGAGGAGCCTACACTCACAAAAGGGACTTTTCCGAGTGTATTTATGGTACTGCAGGAAAATATTACAAAGATTTCGACTTCTCCACTATTATGAACTGTGAAAAAAAGCCGGTCATCTCAGATCTTCCTCCAGATAGAAAAAATGATTCACAAGTTGGGAAGTTGCCATACTGTTGTAGAAATGGTACCCTTTTGCCAGCTATAATGGATGAGAGCAAGGCAAGGTCCATATTCCAATTGCAAGTCTACAAGATGCCTCCTTTCTTGAACAGGACTGCCCTTGTACCACCCGATAAATGGAAGATTGATGGGGTTGTCAATCCTCAATACAAGTGTGGCCCTCCAATCAGAGTAGATCCAACAGAATTTCCTGATCCGAGTGGACTTGATTCTAAAACTTATGCTGTTGCAAGTTGGCAAGTAACTTGCAACATAACACGTCCGAAGGAGAAGCTTTCGCGATGCTGTGTTTCTTTCTCTGCTTATTACAATAGATCTGCCATTCCCTGCAATACTTGTGCCTGTGGCTGTGATAATAATAAAGGTTGCAGccagaatgcaaaagcaatGCTTCTCCCGCCAGAGAGTCTTCTCGTGCCTTTTGATAACAGGACAGAAAAGGCATTAGCATGGGCTGCActaaataaattcaaagttCCAAATCCCAGACCTTGTCCTGATAACTGTCCAGTTAGCATCAATTGGCATATTGACTCTGATTTCAAGACTGGATGGACTGCTAGTGTCACTCTTTTCAACTGGGATGATTCTCCTTTCGAGGATTGGTTTGCTGCAATCAAATTAGACAAAGCCTATAAGGGCCTTGAAGGTGTGTATTCCTTAAATGGAACAAAGTTTGACAACCTCAACAACACTATATTACTCCAAGGCCTACCAGGTTTGAATTTCTTGATGGGAGAGGTAAATGGCACCAAACCAGGAGACCCTAGGGTTCCTGGAAAGCAACAAACTAAGATATCATTTATCAAAAAACGTACTCCAGGCATCAATATACCACGCGGTGATGGGTTTCCTACAAGAATACTTTTCAACGGAGAAGAGTGTGCACTGCCTACGCAAATTCCCCGGTCGAGTGCACAGCAAAAATCCCATTTTAAGTTCCTCATAGTCATAATCATGGCAATCGTGACTTTCATTCTGATGTCAGATCACCTCCATTGA